TCTTGCGGCAGACGCTTAACATAACCACCGTCGCGGTAATTACGTGGCTCAGGCGACGACGTTGGCTTTTGCACTAGTGCATCTAAGCCTTGCTCTGTAGTTGGGTATACACCATTATCTAGGCGATACATATCTAGTGCATTTTCCAGCGCAACGATGTCTGAAACGGCTTTTTGTTGGTCAGCTTTATCTTTGTTACCCATTAGGTTTGGTACCACCATAGATGCCAAAATACCTAGGATTACGATAACAACCATTACCTCTAACAGGGTAAAACCACGTTGCTTATTGTTCATTTGCATTGACTACTTTCCTCTTTACACTCGTTGGCGCTATCGCCATTACGATTCGGTTTAACTGCCGTTGTTGATGCCACAAGAATTACAGCACTCTATCACCAATCACCACAGTCGCTTAACTAATTAAATTGTTGAGCTCTAAAATTGGCTGCAAAATCGCCATCACGATAAACAGCACCACTGACGCCATACTGACAACCAGCGCTGGCTCAAACACGCCAAGGGCGATATTAACGTTGGACTCAAACTCGCGGTCCTGGTTATCCGCCGCCCGCTCAAGCATGCTCTCTAGCTGACCACTTTTTTCACCGGATGCAATCATATAGAGCATCATGGCAGGGAAAAGTTTCGTTTGCGTTAGCGCCGCACCTAAACTGGTACCTTCGCGCACCCTAGAAGTTGCTACATCCACCGCTGCGCGCACTTTTACGTTTTGCAGTACTTCACTGGCAATACGCATACCGTCAAGCAGGGGCACAGAGCTTGCCGACAAAATGCTAAGTGTACGGGCAAAACGCGCGGTATTAATGCTTCGACTGACCTTGCCAATAACCGGCATTTTTAGCAGTGCTGTATCGTACTTCATCCGCAGATTTGGCTTTTTAAGCAAACGCTGAGTCACCACCACTACAGCCATAATCACGCCTAAAATAATCAGACCGTAATCTTTGACAAAATCTGACGCCAAGATCAAAAACTGTGTGGTGCCCGGCAAGTCTTGCCCCATATGCTCAAACTGACCAACAACCTTAGGCACTACTGCAGCAAGCAACACGGAAATCACGCTGATCGCCACTATCGTCAGTACAATTGGGTAAATCATCGCTTGAGTCAGCTTAGATTTAAGCTGTTGACGGCGCTCGGTGTAATCAGCAAGGCGATTAAGTACCACATCTAAATGTCCCGATTTTTCACCCGATGCCACCATAGCTCGGTATAAGTCGTCAAAAACGTGGGGGAACTCGGCCATGGAATCGGCAAGGCTATAACCTTCGACTACCCGTGAGCGCACTGCCATCACCATACTGCCAAGGCGAGCCTTTTCAGACTGTTGCCCCACAGCTTTTAGCGCTTCCTCAATAGGTAAGCCAGCA
This DNA window, taken from Shewanella maritima, encodes the following:
- the gspG gene encoding type II secretion system major pseudopilin GspG, with protein sequence MQMNNKQRGFTLLEVMVVIVILGILASMVVPNLMGNKDKADQQKAVSDIVALENALDMYRLDNGVYPTTEQGLDALVQKPTSSPEPRNYRDGGYVKRLPQDPWRNDYLLMSPGENGRIDIFSAGPDMQAGTEDDIGNWNLQNFQ
- the gspF gene encoding type II secretion system inner membrane protein GspF, translating into MAAFEYKALDKKGKQTKGVVEADTARHARSQLRDQGLMPLEIQQVNDKESQAAKGGFSLGSLFKQRISVAELALITRQISTLVAAGLPIEEALKAVGQQSEKARLGSMVMAVRSRVVEGYSLADSMAEFPHVFDDLYRAMVASGEKSGHLDVVLNRLADYTERRQQLKSKLTQAMIYPIVLTIVAISVISVLLAAVVPKVVGQFEHMGQDLPGTTQFLILASDFVKDYGLIILGVIMAVVVVTQRLLKKPNLRMKYDTALLKMPVIGKVSRSINTARFARTLSILSASSVPLLDGMRIASEVLQNVKVRAAVDVATSRVREGTSLGAALTQTKLFPAMMLYMIASGEKSGQLESMLERAADNQDREFESNVNIALGVFEPALVVSMASVVLFIVMAILQPILELNNLIS